The nucleotide sequence ATATAGAAATAACTAGATTCCATTATTTTATCCTCCGTAGAAATATTTAAACTCGGCGCACTAATTATATAAACATCTTTTTTCAATAACTCTTCTAAAACTTTAATTTGTTTTTCGGTAATATGTATTTTATGTGTCTTCATAAAAATGATAGGTAACGGTCTCGGTTAACACAAGTTGCGGGAGTAGGGATGCGAACTTGTCGGCTTAGGTTTTAATTGTTGGTTAATTTAATTATTTTCTTTGAGAAGCTACCCGTTATTTGTGATAACCGTTGTTGGCAGCTGTTTTTTTAACTTATCCAAGTTCTGAAATCTTCGATTATCTTCCATTTACCATTAATTTTTCTCAAATAAAAAGCTCTTCCATTTCCGCAAAGATGTCCACATCGATAATCTAATTCGATATATGCCGTTTGTTTATCTAAAGAAAAAATTGGTATTGACATTTCATAAAAATCGTAATCTTCACCATTTTTTATTTTTTTTAGTTCCTTTTGAAAAGTCGTCGTGTTTAATCTTTCTGTAATTTTTCTTTCAATTTTGATTCTTTTAGGATTAGAATTTTGAGATAATATGAAGGAAGAATCTTTCTTAGAAAAAAGTATTTCGTCACTTATATGGTCATATAAAATAGTTGTTATGTAACGATTTCCAGGTGCTGCTGGAGGAATTACACCTTGATTATCTTCAATAGGAACATCTATTGTTATTTTTTTTAGTTCACTACAGAGTTTAGTAGTGTTTAAATTGTCTTTTGAAACATTCAAATGTTCCTTATAAATTATAACCTCAATAATTTCGCTGATATCATTATTTAGATCTTTTTCAATATTGAATTCTATTTTATCATATCTAGTTTTATTTGGTTCGAGAAGCCTTTTATTAGTAGAGCAAGAAGCCAAGATCAATATCAGAATCACAAATGTTATGGGAAAATTTTTCATTTTCTATTATTGTTGAATGATTGCCATTCATTTTAAAACTTTGTTCTTTGCAGTATATCTCTGAAATTGCTGCCAACTGTCTCGGTTAACACAAGTTGCGGGAGTAGGGACGCGGACTTGTCGGCTTAGTTGTTTGTTTCTTGATGACTAAAATATAACTTTTACTTGAATACCCGCTATTTGGGCTTAACCGATGTTGTGTGTAGTTTTATTTAACGAAATTTTTCATATCATTAGTTCTACCTTTTTCAATAATACCCTTTTCCTCTGCCTCTTCATAACAGTTTAAAATTGCTAATTTCATTTCTTCAAGATTTGCTTTTTTCCAGACTGGGCGCATATGTTTAATCCATAATTCTAAACCTTTCTCGCTGTCAATTCCAAGTTTATCATTTCGTATTAAGGATTTCGCAGATTCAAGAATTTCAGTTGCTAAATCTTTATCAATAACCTTTTCTGGAAAACTCCATACACCCTTTGAGTAAATGTCCGTATACAAGGAAAGTTGTTTGATATTTTCTAAATCTTTCGTATGAGTCATGTTAGATCCAAACAAGGTTCTATAATCTTCCATTTTTCTTGCTCCTGAGTCAAAAAGATCTTGAAA is from Gillisia sp. Hel1_33_143 and encodes:
- a CDS encoding AbiV family abortive infection protein, whose amino-acid sequence is MRGYQFKGKLTPKLASEGIRLAKENAFNLLQDSKLLFENERYQRSVTLSILAIEEQGKTNILRGILLEDDLKVLNKEWQNYRKHTSKNTMWIFQDLFDSGARKMEDYRTLFGSNMTHTKDLENIKQLSLYTDIYSKGVWSFPEKVIDKDLATEILESAKSLIRNDKLGIDSEKGLELWIKHMRPVWKKANLEEMKLAILNCYEEAEEKGIIEKGRTNDMKNFVK